A genomic segment from Aegilops tauschii subsp. strangulata cultivar AL8/78 chromosome 1, Aet v6.0, whole genome shotgun sequence encodes:
- the LOC109768492 gene encoding zinc finger CCCH domain-containing protein 36 isoform X2: MATAAGPVGGLSAKDEIREVEMEIMNPPEEAAERAGLKRAWGYANAGASHGFIGVTTAEKEPTLLPHNNVKYLKKAGSGNLLRPDMPDTNAWRFSSSSPGGDLGSKTRTPTGTFNAQGQCKKGNNCTSPHGREGSGFCNLWSQEENAGSLTSVGYGKHRGSEEGFEAQCVSNLNDLHNYGRYRTLIQSYGEDHRGLAHNSPNLNISEERSCRTDNFWTTKPTPPVNELVQISVQGKNHKPSLMGHHISLPSDSYLDGRGTLSRLHLDGEKLLPDLNVAKASSLSDSHVSDYWHRPFYSSVSFDYPQYGEKRSAYGGPTENLPHKHQKEHSSSFASYSSNSITGFRSPGHNSSVHSLGSQPSRGITHPGMPSLHQLTPGIEKFGLHKDVYFDKGCGTSRPGLRASSSCQPEHLSPIKDDPWVTSVPFVPLVEFPNSASPSNSPYDPLADSMDPPKVESGNILKSSNISCSISSQHTAGNGVIDGDINKSLIYDKLARNMSAKGSNEFAGLVAPGKERSSLDGDTLVKAFERTKDGAIDEKTRDYFRIHLAEHVKELLKPIWKEGKLSKDAHKLIVKKSVDKVLATVDLHQVPATKELITDYITMSGTKIEKLVKPT; the protein is encoded by the exons ATGGCGACCGCCGCCGGCCCCGTCGGCGGGCTGTCGGCGAAGGACGAGATTAGGGAggtggagatggagatcatgaacccgccggaggaggcggcggagcggGCCGGGCTGAAGAGGGCCTGGGGCTACGCGAACGCCGGCGCTTCTCATG GTTTTATTGGAGTGACTACTGCTGAAAAGGAGCCAACACTCCTGCCTCATAACAATGTCAAATATCTGAAGAAAGCTGGCAGTGGCAATCTTCTACGTCCGGATATGCCAGATACTAATGCTTGGAG ATTTAGTAGCTCATCTCCTGGTGGAGATCTGGGGAGCAAAACCAGAACCCCTACGGGTACCTTTAATGCTCAAGGCCAGTGCAAGAAAGGAAATAATTGCACTTCTCCTCATGGAAGAGAGGGTTCTGGTTTTTGTAACCTGTGGAGTCAAGAAGAAAATGCTGGTTCACTCACATCAGTTGGTTATGGGAAACATAGAG GCTCTGAAGAAGGATTTGAAGCACAATGTGTATCCAACTTGAATGATCTGCACAACTATGGGCGATATAGGACCCTCATTCAGTCTTATGGCGAAGATCATAGGGGGCTGGCTCATAACTCGCCCAACCTAAATATTTCAGAGGAGAGGTCTTGCAGAACTGATAATTTCTGGACTACAAAGCCTACCCCTCCTGTAAATGAGCTGGTGCAGATCTCAGTTCAAGGGAAAAACCACAAACCTAGTCTCATGGGACACCATATTAGTTTGCCCTCTGATAGCTACTTGGATGGCAGGGGAACCTTAAGTAGATTGCATTTAGATGGAGAAAAGCTGTTGCCGGATCTGAATGTGGCCAAAGCAAGCAGCCTAAGTGATTCTCATGTCTCTGATTATTGGCATCGACCATTTTACTCATCTGTTTCATTTGACTATCCCCAGTATGGTGAGAAGCGATCTGCTTATGGTGGACCAACAGAAAATCTTCCTCACAAACATCAGAAAGAACATAGTTCAAGCTTTGCCTCATACAGCTCAAACAGTATAACAGGGTTCAGAAGTCCAGGCCACAATAGCTCTGTTCATTCCTTGGGTAGCCAACCTTCTCGAGGAATTACTCACCCAGGAATGCCGTCCCTTCATCAGTTAACACCTGGTATCGAGAAATTTGGTCTCCATAAAGATGTATATTTTGACAAGGGCTGTGGTACATCTAGGCCTGGGTTACGTGCAAGCAGTTCATGTCAGCCTGAGCACCTTTCCCCAATCAAGGATGACCCTTGGGTAACTTCAGTGCCTTTTGTACCTCTTGTTGAGTTTCCCAACAGTGCATCACCTTCAAATAGTCCATATGACCCACTTGCTGACAGTATGGACCCTCCCAAAGTTGAGAGTGGCAATATTCTCAAGTCCTCCAACATATCCTGCAGCATTTCAAGTCAGCACACTGCTGGGAATGGTGTTATAGATGGAGATATCAACAAATCATTGATATATGATAAGTTGGCAAGGAATATGTCGGCAAAAGGGTCAAATGAGTTTGCAGGCTTGGTTGCACCTGGTAAGGAACGCTCTAGTCTGGATGGCGATACTTTGGTGAAAGCTTTTGAAAGAACCAAAGATGGAGCAATTGACGAGAAAACGAGGGATTATTTCCGTATTCATTTGGCAGAACATGTGAAGGAGTTGCTGAAACCTATTTGGAAGGAAGGCAAACTGAGTAAAGATGCTCATAAACTGATAGTAAAAAAATCTGTTGACAAAGTTCTTGCTACAGTTGACCTGCATCAAGTACCAGCTACTAAAGAATTGATAACTGATTATATAACCATGTCTGGAACAAAGATTGAAAAGCTTGTGAAG CCAACCTGA
- the LOC109768492 gene encoding zinc finger CCCH domain-containing protein 36 isoform X1: MATAAGPVGGLSAKDEIREVEMEIMNPPEEAAERAGLKRAWGYANAGASHGFIGVTTAEKEPTLLPHNNVKYLKKAGSGNLLRPDMPDTNAWRFSSSSPGGDLGSKTRTPTGTFNAQGQCKKGNNCTSPHGREGSGFCNLWSQEENAGSLTSVGYGKHRGSEEGFEAQCVSNLNDLHNYGRYRTLIQSYGEDHRGLAHNSPNLNISEERSCRTDNFWTTKPTPPVNELVQISVQGKNHKPSLMGHHISLPSDSYLDGRGTLSRLHLDGEKLLPDLNVAKASSLSDSHVSDYWHRPFYSSVSFDYPQYGEKRSAYGGPTENLPHKHQKEHSSSFASYSSNSITGFRSPGHNSSVHSLGSQPSRGITHPGMPSLHQLTPGIEKFGLHKDVYFDKGCGTSRPGLRASSSCQPEHLSPIKDDPWVTSVPFVPLVEFPNSASPSNSPYDPLADSMDPPKVESGNILKSSNISCSISSQHTAGNGVIDGDINKSLIYDKLARNMSAKGSNEFAGLVAPGKERSSLDGDTLVKAFERTKDGAIDEKTRDYFRIHLAEHVKELLKPIWKEGKLSKDAHKLIVKKSVDKVLATVDLHQVPATKELITDYITMSGTKIEKLVKAYVDRHGTR, encoded by the exons ATGGCGACCGCCGCCGGCCCCGTCGGCGGGCTGTCGGCGAAGGACGAGATTAGGGAggtggagatggagatcatgaacccgccggaggaggcggcggagcggGCCGGGCTGAAGAGGGCCTGGGGCTACGCGAACGCCGGCGCTTCTCATG GTTTTATTGGAGTGACTACTGCTGAAAAGGAGCCAACACTCCTGCCTCATAACAATGTCAAATATCTGAAGAAAGCTGGCAGTGGCAATCTTCTACGTCCGGATATGCCAGATACTAATGCTTGGAG ATTTAGTAGCTCATCTCCTGGTGGAGATCTGGGGAGCAAAACCAGAACCCCTACGGGTACCTTTAATGCTCAAGGCCAGTGCAAGAAAGGAAATAATTGCACTTCTCCTCATGGAAGAGAGGGTTCTGGTTTTTGTAACCTGTGGAGTCAAGAAGAAAATGCTGGTTCACTCACATCAGTTGGTTATGGGAAACATAGAG GCTCTGAAGAAGGATTTGAAGCACAATGTGTATCCAACTTGAATGATCTGCACAACTATGGGCGATATAGGACCCTCATTCAGTCTTATGGCGAAGATCATAGGGGGCTGGCTCATAACTCGCCCAACCTAAATATTTCAGAGGAGAGGTCTTGCAGAACTGATAATTTCTGGACTACAAAGCCTACCCCTCCTGTAAATGAGCTGGTGCAGATCTCAGTTCAAGGGAAAAACCACAAACCTAGTCTCATGGGACACCATATTAGTTTGCCCTCTGATAGCTACTTGGATGGCAGGGGAACCTTAAGTAGATTGCATTTAGATGGAGAAAAGCTGTTGCCGGATCTGAATGTGGCCAAAGCAAGCAGCCTAAGTGATTCTCATGTCTCTGATTATTGGCATCGACCATTTTACTCATCTGTTTCATTTGACTATCCCCAGTATGGTGAGAAGCGATCTGCTTATGGTGGACCAACAGAAAATCTTCCTCACAAACATCAGAAAGAACATAGTTCAAGCTTTGCCTCATACAGCTCAAACAGTATAACAGGGTTCAGAAGTCCAGGCCACAATAGCTCTGTTCATTCCTTGGGTAGCCAACCTTCTCGAGGAATTACTCACCCAGGAATGCCGTCCCTTCATCAGTTAACACCTGGTATCGAGAAATTTGGTCTCCATAAAGATGTATATTTTGACAAGGGCTGTGGTACATCTAGGCCTGGGTTACGTGCAAGCAGTTCATGTCAGCCTGAGCACCTTTCCCCAATCAAGGATGACCCTTGGGTAACTTCAGTGCCTTTTGTACCTCTTGTTGAGTTTCCCAACAGTGCATCACCTTCAAATAGTCCATATGACCCACTTGCTGACAGTATGGACCCTCCCAAAGTTGAGAGTGGCAATATTCTCAAGTCCTCCAACATATCCTGCAGCATTTCAAGTCAGCACACTGCTGGGAATGGTGTTATAGATGGAGATATCAACAAATCATTGATATATGATAAGTTGGCAAGGAATATGTCGGCAAAAGGGTCAAATGAGTTTGCAGGCTTGGTTGCACCTGGTAAGGAACGCTCTAGTCTGGATGGCGATACTTTGGTGAAAGCTTTTGAAAGAACCAAAGATGGAGCAATTGACGAGAAAACGAGGGATTATTTCCGTATTCATTTGGCAGAACATGTGAAGGAGTTGCTGAAACCTATTTGGAAGGAAGGCAAACTGAGTAAAGATGCTCATAAACTGATAGTAAAAAAATCTGTTGACAAAGTTCTTGCTACAGTTGACCTGCATCAAGTACCAGCTACTAAAGAATTGATAACTGATTATATAACCATGTCTGGAACAAAGATTGAAAAGCTTGTGAAG GCATATGTTGATAGGCATGGTACAAGATGA